Proteins from a genomic interval of Zingiber officinale cultivar Zhangliang chromosome 2A, Zo_v1.1, whole genome shotgun sequence:
- the LOC122039720 gene encoding zinc finger BED domain-containing protein RICESLEEPER 1-like, with product MRSMANRMFHKFDKYWKDYNILFAIAVIVDPRFKMQFVEFCYNKLYGHGSNELSLVRSKLVSLFEEYMHMGIASKVSTSSASSSSHSAIDDNASLALNLGSGCMDVLKEFDTFQSLEFIGRAQKSQLELYLEEPTIDRITKLDVLGFWKAHQFRYPDLAQMARDILSVPISTVASESAFSTGGRILDQYRSAMKPDVVEALVCCRDWLAGGKETTEVGLNDLTENIMNLFTNEDTGSKPTATHD from the exons ATGAGATCAATGGCCAATCGGATGTTTCATAAATTTGATAAGTACTGGAAGGATTATAACATTTTGTTTGCCATTGCCGTGATAGTTGATCCAAGGTTCAAGATGCAATTTGTTGAGTTTTGTTACAACAAGTTATATGGACATGGTAGTAATGAATTAAGTCTTGTAAGATCCAAATTGGTTTCTTTGTTTGAGGAATATATGCACATGGGAATTGCTTCCAAGGTAAGTACTAGCAGTGCATCTTCGAGCTCTCATAGTGCCATTGATGATAATGCTTCTCTTGCTCTAAATTTAGGCAGCGGATGCATGGATGTTTTGAAG GAATTTGACACTTTTCAAAGTTTAGAATTCATTGGCAGAGCTCAAAAGAGTCAATTAGAGCTATATTTGGAAGAACCAACAATTGATAGAATAACAAAATTGGATGTTCTCGGGTTTTGGAAAGCTCACCAATTTAGGTATCCTGACCTTGCACAAATGGCTAGAGATATCTTGAGTGTTCCAATTTCTACAGTTGCTTCTGAATCGGCTTTTAGCACCGGTGGTAGGATACTTGACCAATATCGCAGTGCAATGAAGCCTGATGTTGTTGAGGCATTAGTTTGTTGTAGAGATTGGTTAGCTGGAGGGAAAG AAACTACTGAGGTGGGGTTGAATGATTTGACTGAAAATATTATGAATTTATTCACAAATGAGGATACTGGATCAAAACCTACTGCAACACATGATTGA